In Reichenbachiella agarivorans, one genomic interval encodes:
- a CDS encoding DUF4837 family protein — protein MPKTISYLFLLVSICLISSCKSTPDKISSSEESSTDKMYLPKAGGEANAILVVMDTTDWNGALGQSIRDALSAYVPGLPQNEPYFKVRNINPLKFNSIIQRGTNIIMVHTLDGRGRQSQQMEKYYSEESLEKIRKDSSLYMLPQKDVYAKGQDIVHLFGQTKMQLAAHIKTNEKLLRNYFLKVENDRIAGRLFKVREKQIEKRLAEEYDFTMNIPYGYEVAKALPDFVWIRLLDPAFERDIFVYFQPYTGNAPFDDVLGKREEISSMFMRDIEKPDLYMTLQDTLSQVKEVNFKGKYAKEARGLWKFSDFSAGGPFVSYMFVDEGQKRLYYLEGYVYNPGDDKRVPMQEMEMILQTFTSGLSL, from the coding sequence ATGCCTAAGACAATAAGCTACTTGTTTCTATTGGTGAGCATTTGCCTGATCAGTTCTTGCAAGTCAACACCAGATAAGATTTCCTCATCTGAGGAATCTAGTACAGATAAAATGTATTTGCCAAAGGCTGGTGGAGAAGCCAACGCCATTTTGGTGGTAATGGATACGACAGATTGGAATGGCGCACTGGGTCAGTCTATCAGAGATGCATTGTCTGCTTATGTGCCTGGATTGCCGCAAAATGAACCTTATTTCAAGGTCAGAAACATCAACCCACTCAAGTTTAATTCTATTATTCAGCGAGGTACCAACATTATCATGGTACATACACTCGATGGACGAGGCAGACAAAGCCAACAAATGGAAAAGTACTACAGTGAGGAGTCGTTGGAAAAAATAAGAAAGGACTCATCCCTCTACATGCTACCTCAAAAGGATGTCTATGCCAAAGGGCAGGATATCGTGCATCTGTTTGGACAGACCAAAATGCAGCTTGCTGCTCATATCAAAACCAACGAAAAACTATTAAGGAACTATTTTTTAAAGGTTGAAAATGACCGGATTGCTGGTAGGCTGTTCAAAGTCAGGGAAAAGCAAATTGAAAAACGACTCGCTGAGGAATATGATTTTACTATGAATATTCCTTATGGTTATGAGGTAGCCAAAGCACTACCGGACTTTGTGTGGATCAGGTTGCTCGATCCAGCTTTTGAGCGTGATATTTTCGTTTATTTCCAACCTTATACAGGCAATGCTCCATTTGATGATGTGTTAGGGAAAAGAGAGGAAATTTCTTCCATGTTCATGAGAGACATAGAAAAGCCAGACCTCTATATGACACTACAGGATACTTTGAGTCAGGTAAAAGAGGTCAATTTCAAAGGAAAATATGCCAAAGAAGCAAGAGGGCTCTGGAAATTCAGTGACTTTTCTGCAGGAGGCCCTTTTGTCAGCTATATGTTTGTAGATGAAGGTCAAAAGCGACTGTACTATCTAGAAGGCTATGTCTACAATCCTGGTGATGACAAACGAGTACCCATGCAAGAAATGGAAATGATCTTGCAGACATTCACCTCAGGACTCAGTCTGTAA
- a CDS encoding NADP-dependent malic enzyme, whose translation MSIIRKKDALDFHEKPTPGKIEVRPTKTLSTQHDLALAYSPGVAVPCLEIAANKEDVYRYTSKGNLVGVITNGTAVLGLGNIGPEASKPVMEGKGVLFKKFAGIDVFDIEIDETDPDEFIKIVKSLEPTFGGINLEDIKAPESFKIETELREKMNIPVMHDDQHGTAIISSAALLNALIVVGKKIEEVKIVVNGAGGAAIACTDLYVKMGAKKENIMMLDSKGVISKKRENLDPMKAKYAVETDLVTLSDAVKGADVFLGLSMGDVMTAEDLLSMADDPIVFALANPDPEIPYDLAMKTRKDVLMATGRSDHPNQVNNVLGFPYIFRGALDVRATTINEEMKLAAVYALAELTKLPVPDAVSKAYGSEVIKFGKEYLIPKPLDPRLIASISSAVAKAAIDSGVARTTITDWDEYKLKLEERLGMGQRIISRLASRAKKSPQRLVFTEGDRLSILKAAQLVIDEGVAIPILLGNKEKIKELIAENELELDCEIIDPYHQRDTRLVYAETLFQKRARKGMTVREAQHLMMDRNYYGAMMVEKGDADAMISGLSNDYPNTIRPALQIIGMEPGLKRVAGMYIIRNQKGTYFLADTTVNVNPDAEALLNIIELTNRAVKFFDFEPRMAMLSYSNFGSAKGEIPSKTADVVKLAKQKWPEIIIDGEMQANVALNPELMEKDYPFSELNGKSVNTLIFPNLASGNIAYKLLMEIGSSEAIGPVLMGMNKPVHVLQRGSSVREIFNMATIAAVDAIQSKSRSKE comes from the coding sequence ATGAGTATAATAAGAAAAAAGGACGCGCTTGATTTTCATGAAAAACCTACCCCAGGTAAGATTGAAGTTCGTCCAACCAAGACCCTTTCGACTCAGCATGATTTAGCCTTGGCATATTCGCCAGGAGTGGCTGTACCGTGCTTGGAGATAGCTGCCAACAAAGAAGATGTATATCGCTATACATCCAAAGGAAACCTAGTAGGAGTGATCACCAACGGTACCGCCGTATTGGGATTGGGAAACATAGGGCCAGAAGCATCCAAACCAGTAATGGAGGGTAAGGGAGTTTTGTTCAAGAAATTTGCAGGGATCGACGTTTTCGATATTGAGATCGACGAAACAGACCCAGACGAGTTTATCAAAATTGTAAAATCTTTGGAACCGACTTTTGGGGGAATCAACCTAGAGGACATCAAGGCACCAGAGAGTTTCAAAATCGAGACAGAGCTACGAGAAAAAATGAATATTCCTGTCATGCATGATGACCAGCATGGCACGGCTATTATCTCTAGTGCGGCCTTGCTCAATGCATTGATTGTCGTTGGGAAAAAAATAGAGGAGGTCAAAATAGTGGTCAATGGTGCTGGTGGAGCAGCGATTGCCTGTACGGATCTCTATGTCAAGATGGGAGCCAAAAAGGAAAACATCATGATGCTCGACAGCAAAGGTGTAATCAGTAAGAAGAGAGAAAATCTCGACCCAATGAAGGCCAAATATGCTGTAGAAACAGACTTGGTGACCTTGTCGGATGCGGTCAAAGGTGCAGATGTATTTTTGGGACTATCGATGGGAGACGTGATGACTGCTGAGGATTTACTATCTATGGCAGATGATCCTATCGTGTTTGCTTTGGCCAATCCTGACCCAGAGATTCCTTATGATTTGGCAATGAAAACCAGGAAAGATGTATTGATGGCAACAGGAAGATCGGATCATCCTAATCAAGTCAACAATGTATTGGGATTTCCCTATATTTTTAGAGGTGCGCTGGATGTGCGCGCCACTACAATCAACGAAGAAATGAAATTGGCTGCCGTGTATGCTTTGGCAGAGTTGACCAAATTGCCAGTACCTGATGCCGTATCCAAAGCCTATGGCTCAGAGGTCATCAAGTTTGGCAAAGAGTATTTGATTCCAAAGCCATTGGACCCACGATTGATCGCGAGCATTTCTTCTGCAGTAGCCAAGGCCGCCATAGATTCAGGTGTCGCGCGTACCACCATTACGGATTGGGATGAGTACAAATTGAAATTGGAGGAAAGACTGGGCATGGGTCAACGAATCATCTCAAGGTTGGCATCAAGAGCAAAAAAGAGTCCTCAACGTTTGGTGTTTACTGAAGGAGACAGACTGTCGATTCTCAAAGCAGCACAGTTGGTGATTGACGAAGGAGTTGCCATTCCGATATTGCTTGGAAACAAAGAGAAAATCAAAGAACTCATTGCAGAGAACGAATTGGAGTTGGACTGTGAAATCATAGATCCCTATCATCAGCGCGATACGCGTTTGGTCTATGCAGAGACCTTGTTTCAGAAGCGAGCCAGAAAAGGCATGACCGTGCGTGAGGCACAGCACTTGATGATGGATCGCAACTACTATGGAGCGATGATGGTAGAAAAGGGCGATGCAGATGCCATGATCTCAGGCTTGTCCAACGATTACCCCAATACGATCCGCCCGGCCTTACAGATTATTGGTATGGAACCAGGGTTGAAAAGGGTGGCAGGCATGTACATCATTCGCAATCAAAAAGGAACTTATTTCTTGGCGGACACCACAGTCAATGTCAATCCCGATGCGGAGGCCTTGCTTAATATCATTGAGCTGACCAATCGTGCAGTGAAATTCTTTGATTTTGAACCTAGGATGGCGATGCTGTCATATTCCAATTTTGGTTCTGCCAAAGGAGAAATCCCAAGCAAGACTGCAGACGTGGTAAAATTGGCGAAGCAAAAATGGCCTGAAATCATCATTGATGGTGAGATGCAAGCCAATGTAGCTTTGAATCCAGAGTTGATGGAAAAGGATTATCCTTTCAGTGAACTCAATGGCAAGAGTGTCAACACCTTAATTTTTCCTAATCTGGCTTCAGGCAACATTGCCTATAAGCTGCTGATGGAAATTGGATCTAGCGAAGCGATCGGTCCAGTATTGATGGGAATGAACAAGCCCGTACATGTCTTGCAGCGTGGTAGTTCGGTGAGAGAAATATTCAACATGGCGACTATCGCGGCAGTAGATGCGATACAGTCCAAAAGTAGAAGCAAGGAATGA